TTGTTTCATGGCTCACGCAAGTAGAACGGCGACAGGCAGCACCGACCTGATACAGCTCACTCTCCTGCAGCATTTCCTCAGCTCATCAGTGAATGCATCAGTGAAGGACATCAGCAGTCCAGTCTAGCTGTCTGCCTGTTCCTAACCCAGAGCAGGTATGTGTCTGACGTCTGCTCTGGGAtccctcacacatacacaggcacCTGTAAGTGGAACTATTTTATTTGCGCTATGTCTATTCACGTACTTGTCCCAACAGGGGATCAGCCTACAAACATACCACAGCACCACGCTTCTCAGCGTCACAGCTGCTGAGGACAAATGTGGTTGCATGAAAACCACAGATTCTTGAGCTAATCCAGTTAAAAAAGAAACTCAGCTCTTTAGTTACTGATGTGATTAATTTTCTGCATCATGACTCTCAAAATTACTCAGATATGAGTACATTATTGTTTTGTGGTTCACCTGACATGAGAGGAGATATAGCTTCATGCTAAAACGTGGTTCTGTGTTTGATGCAACCCTCTGGCCCATTAAGACAAGCCCTTATCATTAGTCTTGGGCAGTGCTAACTTTCCCTCAGATGAAGATCCTGTTGGACCTCGTCATCTGCACTAATTCATGCAGCCTGTAGGTCTGACGTGATGCTCGCAGGTCTGGACCCATGACATGATCATGTCTGACTGCACCAGGACCAAGCATTATAATGACTTCATGCTacaacagcagagagaggagaccCAAGACTGAAATCACATATATGACACACGCGTCCAGGTCAACAGCAGCGGCTTTGGGGAGAACACTGAGTCCTGACACGGCTCGAGTTAACGTCTCTCTGATTTTCATTCTCCACATGCCTGTTCATCACCTTTCATGTGCACATCAAAGCGCAGCACCGTGATGCCTTCAAGGCCAGATTGTTTGAAAGCAGGAGCTTTTATCCGCATTTGTAcacggaacaaaaacacaagctgaCCCACCAGTGACCAGAGCCATAATGCTGAAGCATCACACTCAATCACACACGTGTGTCCATACATGCTAAACATACAGGGCCTGAGCCTGGTGCTGCATGTCAGCAGCTAAAACCTGACACTAGCACCAtaacacacagcagacaaactATACTGTAGGCATGAGAGCGTCTCAACGGCTCCACGCAGTCCTAACACCAACCAACTAATGGGCTCTGTCTGAACATTGCCATAACTCTGATGCAGGAGCTGCACCGTTTTGTTATTCGGTTTCAGAGCTAATAAACCAACTGCATTTTGGAATAATAGCACTAAGCTGCTTTATGACAGGAGCTGACCAGCAGCCAGACCCTCAGCTCACCATGAGCTCTGGAACAGAACATCAGCCACATGGATCCTGCTGAGGGTTCCACCAAACAGAATTGGTTGTGTTCACGTTACATGAGATGGTACTCCAGGGGAGCAAACAAAAAGCCCAGCCCAAACTGGAACTGGAGAGCACTGGGTTAAAAAGGGTCAACTTCTGTGGGTCTCTGAGTAGATGTGGTTTCTGTTTCAGGGGTCAAGCTGTCAGGATAGAAAGTAGAGGCGCAGGTCCTCAAATTTAGAAAGTCCAGAGTCTAAAAGATGAACAGATTCCCTCAGGAAGCCAAACCTCCAGCTGCATCAGTTTCACAGCCAGGCCTCAGATCAATGGCTGTTTACCGGTGGAAGTCACAGATCCAGATTGATTCCTCATTCCATCTGACACATTCTACTCGCAGAACAGAAAAAGGCAAGTAGAGGAACAGCCTGTGGTTTGCGATACTCAACAGTTAATAGTGGTTGAGACAGAAGAGCTTGAGTTGGTCAACGTACAAACTTGTTTTGTTCAGGAGCCCTGTtggtcaaagcagcagaaaaataaCAGGCAAACAATGAACAAGTGAATACACTTACTGACCAAAGGAACACATAACTCCAGAGGCTCCACAGAGCCAGAACAGCATCTGGTCCACTTAACTGATGATGAATATTATTCAGTAAATCAAGTGTTATAATAAAATGAAGTGATAATTATAAAGAGCCCTTCAGAAGCAGGAGCTACAGTAAAAATAGTTTTCTTTGTCAAATCAAAGATGTAGACAAGCCTATGTTAAAACCAGGCCATCGAACCCTAGTCCAGAAAAACATCTGAATGGATTAATGGCAGGGGTCATAGGTCACAGGACTGGCATCACTCATGGCAGAAAGATCTAGGCTGTGTTGTACAACAGCCCGCTCACATTTGTGTGGCTTTAAGCAGGAAACTATTCATGAGCAGTTGTCACCCGGCCAGCGACCCAGTTAGGACACATGTCCCACGAAGATGCTGCAGAGTTAGAGCTGTCctacaaatcacacacacacacacacacacacacacacacacacacacacacacacacacacacacacacacacacacacacacacacacacacacacacacacacacacacacacacacacacacacacacacacacacacacacacccgcacctTCAAACCTCTGAACAACAATAGAAGTCAACAAATGATTTCAGGCATGTTTTCAAACGTTTGGTGCATTTGATCATTACTCAGTGAATTTTAGGATTTGATTTGTGCCACGCTTCAGCTGGAGACAGGTCTTTACAGGTACATTGTTCTACTCACTGACATGAAACAGAACCAGTTGTGTGCTGAGATGAGCCCTGCAAGCGGCTTCAAACAGCCATAAGCTGTGTGCTGAGCACAGGTGATAAATAGGCATGAATAACAGATATGTCCAATGTCTGTTTGGGTTTGATACATTCTACTCCCACAGACACACCAGAACCTACTGCACCAGGACCTACGGCATGCCCCGTGTTTACGCATTCTGGTAAAAACTCATATCAAATGTGCAGATACCAGATTACGACAGAGGCACAAAAGCAAAGTTAAGATCTCCAGGATCAGCGAAACATCCTGGTTTGACCTGTTCTAAACTCATCCTGCTTTATTGTGCTGCGCGTTTGCCAAGCAAAGAGAAGTCAACCTGGTGTCGTTTAACAGatcacagagtcacagattCAACACGGACTAAACCCAAAGAGCAGCAGCTTATTACAGAGATGACAAGGAGGTGAAACATATAGTGTCAAAAGAGGGAAAAGCCTGAGAGACAACAAAGGATCAATTGGAATCAAACGTCATCCATCTAACATCCTTCATGCGATGAGAGAGGCCTGAGACTTGACCATTGGAGATACATAGGTCAGATAGGACATCACAGCTTATGCAAAGTTTAATTCAAACTGCAGTTAGTGGTAGAACTAGTCCTGTGAGCCACAATTAGAACCTTTATACCACTATTAGCAGAAAACTCCTCCCTACCGCCAGTGACCAGGAACGTCAGCGTCCAAACACTCATGCATTCATGCAAACACGAGTTATATTGTGCTTAATCAGTATGAATAAACAACAATATATTGTCCTGAAACTCCATAAATCGATTTTTGGGCTTAGGTTCTAAGGACAAATGTGAATGGCTGAGACTCCTGTGCAGTGGAGGAAAAGCCATGGTGTTTGACGTACACTGGATGAGGTAATTACCTCTGTTAAACAACAGCCTCAggtcacacatcacacatcaaaCCGGGAGCATTTAAACCCTGAACACAGCTCCAGCTACCACGGTCAACAGGTGAGTCTCCACCACCTCATCCCACTCCAACAAATCACCACCAAACTGGAACatgataaacaaaacaaaagacctgattaaaaacaacaagcaaaaccACTGTGAACAACTGAAAGACAAGCCTGTGGTCAGAACAATGGAGGGACAGCTTGTTTGTATCCAAGCAGTCAACGAATGACTGATGGAGCAGAGCTACTTTATAAATTTTCTTCTGGGTCACATGGTCACACATCTGGACCAACCTCTGGACATTGACCAAGCCAAGCGCCATCATTTGATCTCAGAGCAAACCATCACAATGCACTTTAACACAACACTGTCAGCATGCTTGCATTTGTATGTGTATGAGGCCACCCGTCCACATGTTCCACAGTCAGGACTCACATCCTCATCTGAATCAGCACGATTCACACAGCTCAGACTGATCTGACCCATGTCACACACGCCTGAGGTCACCTGACAGGCTGCTGCGGATGCCACATAGACGCAACAGCAACAAAAGCTGTTTTGTCACCGGTTAAACACATGGGAGACACCCGTTGTGGGAGCAGCATATTCAGaacatcagctgatctgagctgGTTCTAGTCTAACCTCTGTGAACACGTGGTTCCAGCATACGTTCAGTCCCCAACCAACCGTTTGCTCAGCTGATCCACGATAAATAACAACACGCTGGCGTCTCCACCATCAGGTTAGTCCCACATCCTCCCAGCTAAACATGTGCCGCCATCAGGAGCTGCTGGTTTGGACCTGCAGAGGTAAACACCTGCAGAATTCATCACCCAGCCAGTTTGAAAGTTATCTGGAAgacactgcagctgctctgacctctgacctgaatCTAAACAAGCAAGCTCTAAATGCTTCCACCAGAAAAAGTAAAACCCTACAGTAACTGTTTCCACAGCGGTAAATAAATGTGTCTGGTTTAAGCTCCTTCCAGGTGATGGCAGGAGACATCTGACCTCCATGTCTGCTCAGGCATGAAGCAGCAGGCCGTGAATACCAGGCTATAGGCAGGGTCGACCCTGAAGCAGGCACTCAGAGGGGCCACACTCCAAAACAGGCTGATAAAGAAGTGACCCAGCAGGAATTTTGGAGGAATGTGAAGAAGTGCTGATGACTCAGTGAATGTGAGACTGGGCCTGATTGTTCCCATTCAAATGCAGCTCATTGAATGAGGCACTGTGAATCCTGAGTCAGTGGCCGTGAGTTTGGGCCTCGGGTCGTCTGTCGGGCTCCTCCAACTAAAACAAACCTCACTATGTAGAACGGAACCTGTAAAACAAAGCTCACAACCAACTGGTACTGATGCAGACGTTGGTGGAGAGAGAACGAAGTCGCTGAGCCCACGATGACAAGCTACTGGTCGTCACTGGTTTTAGTTTAAGATTTGAGGAGGTGACGCAGCTTTTTAAGTCGCATATCGACATTCAGCAAACTAACACCAGATACATGCTTTTCTACAGTATTCAGTTGTTTATGAGTTGGTGTCTGCACAAGAGGCAAGACGgcacacagaacagaacccaacCCACAGGATTCACAAAGGGCCTTAGGTTGATGCCCAAACCACATGCgtcctctccatctcctctaGAAGCTCAGGATGATGGTCATGTATGAACTGAAAACAGGTTCAATCATGGTATAACACCTCAACCTCCTGAACCTCAGGGAGccccctcaaaaaaaaaaaaagacccgGCCCAGTTCCTCAGACATCCACACTGCAACATATAAACAAGCCTTCATGGTTACATTCATTACCTCTGCATATCTGTCCCTGTCTTTCAGCAAGCCTCGTGTTTTCATAGCTGCATTTCAGTAAAGCCCCAATCACTCATACTTAACAAGAGAAGAAGTGAAACTTGGACTAGACGTCATTTCTCTGTTCCCGCTGTGATTCCACCGACACAAAGTGTTTCCTTCAGCTGGTTCCCTGgtggagcagagacacagctGGACGCTCATTTACCGTTGGAGAAGGTTAAGACGAGTCCTGACCTGGAGTCAGAAACCATTAAACAGACCAGAAGCAGCAGGCCAGTGTTCTGACCCAAACTTCTCcttgctgttctgactgcattGACACCAGTGCTCCCAGCTGTACTGGCCGATTGGTTCCCAGcacctgtgtttgtatgtttacatgtgtgtgtgttcttacattccACTAAGCAGCGGTTCTGGCCTATTTATAGCGTGGCAGCTAATATAGAGCTGCCCATACgcgtcagctgctgctttggctCAGAACCACGGGAGCCCAGTAGGGAGGCGAAGCGCTAACGCTGCCACCACCTCAGGGAGTGTGTGTTACTGTCACAGTGGGCGTAAGAGGAGCAGCAGTCGCCAAACAGGTTCGCACAACGTCCACAAACGGAAGGAGGAGAGCGTGAGCACACACGCAGCGCCGACTCGTAGAGCCTGTTCCCCTCTGACTCACTCACGACAGGGAGATGGAGGTGAGAGGTGAGCttcgctcctccagctgcagcagaggtggaggctgcccccccccccccacactgaCACATTCCAACTCACTTGATGAAGCAGCGCGCGCCCTCGAACGTGTATCCTTCCTCCCATCCTGTAGGCAAATCTGCGAGGAGAAGAACAAGGCACAGCCATAAGCAGCTGTGTAGAAACGcgcacacctgcacacacgcagcGTCTGGACCGCACGTTCGCCCCGTTTGCGCCTCTTTACGCAGTCCGCGCCCCTGCTCTGATTCAGCCGCAGATATTGCAGCGTTGCTCAATCTGCATGCGGCGATGCGCCTCCATCCGTCATCTCCCTACAAAATGTGATGATTTTAGCAACACCGCCTCAGCCTGACGCAACGCTCTCCAAGCAGCAGCTGGGCTCCGACGTGCTCGGACTGCACGAGCGCACAGATCAGATGTGACTGCGGGGAATCGGCTCCGACATCGGCTACGTGACGGAACTTTTAAAAAGTGCGTCGCAAAGTGTCCAGGTGGAGCGAGCACGGCGCGAGGCGGGAGGCGGGAGGCCGAGGCTGccgctctgctgcagagaaCTAATCTCCCCTCATCGTCTTCCTCGGCTCTCCGCAACTTGTCGCCCCCCTTTTTCCCTCCACCACGGTGGCGCGCGGACAACCTTTCCCAgcgctgcgtgcgtgtgcgcgcgtgttcGCAGGCAAcgaaagaggaaaaaagccCTCCGATTATATACCTGAAGTCTTCCTGTGGCCCGTCACCACGGCTTCTCCGGTAACGGGGTGCAGCCAGGTTGTACTCTTCGCTTCTTCGCTGTTAGTGGAAGAAAACGGGGGAAAGGTGAACAGAGAAGCCGaagagacacaaacagggaAAATGCGCCGGAGCAACGAACGGTGCGTGTCCGTAAATCCACGCATCCGCGTCATATTTACTTGATAAAGAACGTGCGTCCATCCCGAGTCACCCCATAAGCCCACGAAGAGGGAAGACAGGAGAGCCAGTCCGGCTGAGGGTTCGCCGCCATGTCTAGCTCAAAGCTCCACTGCTCCGGTTACTACACACGGGGGCTGGAGTGCGCGGCGCCGGGCCAACGGCGCGCGCCCGCTTGCGGGAGTCGGGAGCGCGCCCGAGGAATAAAGACACAAGCAGTGATTTTGTGCCGAGCGGAGGGAGGCGGTGTGGTCGTTCTGTGGCTGACGACTTTATGAGCGTGTGACGGGATGATAAAACGGACAAACCTCCACGAATCAGATCTGACTCACAAGAAACATGATCATTAAtaaggcaaataaaaaaactgagcaTAGAACCTGTTGATATCGCTGAGTACCAGAGTTGGTCCAAAGGCGGCATTAGGACTGAAATGAACACTTTTAGACAATCATGGCCTAACTCTAACAAATTTAACTGGTTCTAATGGTACCAGTCAGTTTCCAGAGCTGGAGTTGACCCCAACATGTGATCTGAGCCAAGGCATTAAATGTCTGATGATTCATAGCAATACAGTAGAATACTGCATGTTACAACATGCCCACAGTCTGTTTAGTAATTGTTTTAAGTGTAAAGTGGGATTTAAAGATAGATAATTAACTAGTAATAACTATAAGCACAGCCTGAAACCTCAGTGTTtcaacatgcagacacaggctcaTGTCTGTACGTATTATTAGCAGCCAACAGCACAAAGGTGTGTAAATAGTATAGTATAATATGTTGATGACTGTGTTACAAAGTCCCTAACAAACTGAACTATTCAGTAACCAACTAACTAGAGCTCTTCTAACAAACCGGGGGCTGGACCCGAAAGCAAAGACCAAAGCACCCAAGTGGGAAACAGTTTATTTGAATTAATACAAGGCAAAGTCCAAAATTAATCAATAGGTACAAATGAAGCATGAAAATCACTGAGACAGGAGAATAATTCTGAAAACAAATTTTGAATTGAAACTGTTTATACAGgagaaacaacagaacaacaacgaGTTGTAACAACTACAATTCATCACAAACTGattaagaaacacaaacaaatgtataaACTTACTTATGACAGAAAGTAAAGGGCATGAATGTAAACTGATCAACCAAAACTATAGGAGAGGAGACTCATATATATCTGGAACATCAGACCAGTCAGAGTGAAATAAACTCTCATTCAGCAAAATCCTCAACAGTAAAGATGTCAGGCTTGTTCTGAAGCCATATGAAAATTACTTTCATTATAGGTTGAATTAACTTTCAACAAGATGAGATTATTTTAATTAGGTGTGTTTCGTTTTACTCCGTCCCTCATGATGTCAGCTGTCACATCTTCACATCTGTCTGAGTAACTGAGTTAGTTTTAGCTTTTACCCGATAACCTGAGGAAAACAACAGCTACAGTCTGacatgttatactgtatgtgaacggTTCATTTTTTTTGTGAGCAGGAGGA
Above is a window of Betta splendens chromosome 9, fBetSpl5.4, whole genome shotgun sequence DNA encoding:
- the LOC114861294 gene encoding pleckstrin homology domain-containing family A member 5-like isoform X19 is translated as MAANPQPDWLSCLPSSWAYGVTRDGRTFFINEEAKSTTWLHPVTGEAVVTGHRKTSDLPTGWEEGYTFEGARCFINSVAVW
- the LOC114861294 gene encoding pleckstrin homology domain-containing family A member 5-like isoform X18 — protein: MAANPQPDWLSCLPSSWAYGVTRDGRTFFINEEAKSTTWLHPVTGEAVVTGHRKTSDLPTGWEEGYTFEGARCFINQTSVLTETDWTRSL